The Actinomyces lilanjuaniae genome segment CATCCTGCGTGCCCAGGGAACCACCGCCCTCTATGTCACCCACGACCAGGACGAGGCGATGACTGTGGCTGACCGTGTCGGTGTCATGGGTTCGGGCCGCCTCCTGCGGCTGGACACCCCCGAGAGGCTGTGGGCGCACCCGGGCAGCGACGAGGTCGCCAGGTTCCTCGGCTTCGGGCCGTTCCTGGCCGCGGGGGCGGGGGGCGGGTCCTGCCTCGCCCTGGCGCCCGGGGCGCTGCGGGCACAGGAGTCCGGGGAGACTCTGAGGGTCTCACCAGGCACAGGCTCCGGGCAGGTCGGTGCCGGGGAGTCGGCAGCCACCGGGAAGGCAGGGGAGCAGACGGGAGCACCGGGTCTGAGGACGCAGCCGCCGGTCAGGCTGGTCGGCGCCACCCTGGGCTCGAGGGTGCGCCGGGGCAGGTGGGAGGTGGAGGTCCTCCTCGGGCCCGGCCAGGTGGTCACTCTGGGTGCCGACCGGTTCGTGACCACGGGGCGCGAGCGGGTTGCCGTCGTGGCCAGGGCTGCCAGTCAGCCAGGTGAGCCGGTGATCGCGCTGCTCGACCTGACAAGGACCGCGCTCCTGCCTCGGTACGCAGGGGGCGGGGAGCCGGCCTCATGACGGTGGGCCTGGCGGTGGACGCCGCGATCCTGTGCGAGGGGCGGGGACGTGGGCGGCTGCCGGACTGTGACGGGCAGGCGGGTCAGTGAGAGGTAAGTGAGAGGTAGCAGCATCCCGTAGCCTTGTGCCGGTGGGTGCTGCCGGGACACGGCGGCCCCGCCTCTGGCCACCTGTCCACCACCGCCCGTCTCTCTTCTGCCTTTCCGTTCTGTCTTCTCCGTCTTTCTCGTCTTTTGCCTGTCGTCACCTTCCCAGCGCAAGGAGGCAGTTGTGCCCACCTATGCCCACTACCGCAGCCAGCTGGAGGCGCTGACTGAGCGCCTGCGGGTCTACCTGGACCGCCTGGAGGCGCGCGCTCGCGAGTACACCGCCCAGGCCGCCTCCGTGACCGCCGGGCTCCAGGTGAGCGACCCCGGGGCCGCACAGGAGCACCGTGCAGAGGTCCGTCGCACCGTCATGTACCTCCACACCAAGGCGCAGCGCACCTTCGACCAGCATCTTGCTCCCTTTGGCAGGATCGACGACGACCACCTCACCCCGCAGGAGCGCGCTGCCCTGGAGAACCTCCTGGAGACGGCCAGGGCTATGGTGGGCGACTTTCGGACCCGGCTGGAGCGTGTCGTGGACGGGGCGCCCACCCGGTCCCGGCCAGGCCTGGAGGACCAGGCTACCGACCAGATCCCGGCGTACCAGCCCCCTGAACAGCCCCGGCAGGACCTTGCTCAGCAGGACCTGCCCCACCGCGACGTGCCCCAGTCCGGGTCGGGGTGGGACAGGGCGGTCGAGGACTGGAGGCTGGCCCAGGCCTCCTTCACCTGTCAGCGGTGCGGCACCCGCGTGCCTCTTCCCGAGCTCTACCACGTGGCGGTCTACCTCACCTGCCCGGGTTGCGGCTCCCGGGTCGTCTTCCAGCCCTCCCCCGCCATGCAGGCGGCACCGGAGTGGGCGGAGGAGCTGGCGCAGGAGCAGGCTGCCCCGCAGAGACGCCGCTATGAGGAGCAGACCGCCCAGGAGTCGGCCCCGGGGATGAGGCTGGTCCACGACGTGTACTACCGGCTGGCCTGGTTCCACGCGCTCTCCAGCATGCTGCCCTTCTACGCCAGGACCAGGAGGCAGGCTTTCCTGGGCGAGCTGGGCTCCTGCTACCAGCCGCAGAGCAGCCCGCAGAGTTCCCGCTACGCCGAGATGGAGTACGTCAACATCATCGGCTCCTTCGGGGACTACGCAGCCGTGCTCCGCCAGCAGGGGCTCGCCGCTCACCTGGAGCTGCTGCTCGCTGTGGTGCGCTCGGTCATGCGCCCCGGGGACGCCCTGGCTCACAGCGTGCTGGAGGGCACCTACACCGAGGCCGCCTACCAGCAGCGTGCCGACGCGGCCCTGCGGCTGCCCGACGCCCTGCCGCGTTGACCGGCGTGACCGGAGGCTGACCCGCCCCTGTCCTGGACCTGCCCGACGACCCCTCCGAGAGGACTCCACCATGTCCGGATACAGCGCCGAGAGCTACTACCGCCTGGACCTGCCCCACGGCTTCAGCCGTCCCATGAACGTGGGGATACCGGGGGAGGAGATGGTCCACCTGCACTATCCGCAGGTGCCCGCGAACCTGCCCCCGGGCGCTGCCGAGTACGCTCAGGCCTGGTGGCAGACCTGGAGCCCCCTGCTCGACGGGCACATCGACGTCGCCCGTGCCGCTGAGGCGGGCAACATCCCCCAGGCCGAGCAGCTGCTCTACAACTGGGAGCAGTCCGTCCTGCGGGCCAGTGCCGACGCGCACCAGATGGGTGACTTCCAGGGAGGGCGCACCCTGGTGATCGGCTCCGACGAGATCGAGGGACGCTTTGCCGACGTCGTCGACGCGCTGCGGGAGTTCATGCGGGTCCGTGCTGCTGGTGGGGACGACTCGGAGGCTGTCGGTACCGCCCACCTGGCTATCGGTGACCTCCACATCGACCTCAACCGCTTCGTGGCGCTCTTCCTGGCCAGCCCTACCGTCACGGTGACCGCCCAGGTCGAGGAGGCGGATCCGGCCGACCTGGCCGCAGAGGCGGAGCCGGTCGGCCAGCTCGACGCGTCCAGGCGCGTGCCCAGCGACGTACCGGACGCTTTCAATGACACGCCCTGGGACACGCCCTGGGACACGCCCCGGGGCACGCCCCGGGACATTGCCGCTGACATCGAGTTCTGAGACGCCTGGCCCGTCCCGGAGCGGACGGGCCGCCCGCGTTGTGATGAGGCTTCCAGCAAGCTGGCGGACACTGGGCGACGGACCTGGCCGGACCCGGCTAGGCTCGGCAGCCGAGGCCGCCTGGCCAGGCGGGCGGTCCGTGACGCCCTGGCACCGCCGTTCCAGGGCGGACCTGCACGGCACGGGAGACGCGACGCGGGGACCAGACAGGAAGGAGCTCTCTGAGCCGATGGCAGCATTCCAGGTTGACCTGCGCGGGATGGTGGACCTCCTCTCGCGCAACCTCTACTCGGGCCCCCGTGTCTATGTCCGCGAGCTGCTCCAGAACACGGTGGACGCCATCGCGGCCCGGCGCGCCCTGGACCCGGGCTGCCCCGCCGAGGTCACCCTCACTGTCGCCGACGGAGGCCTGACCTGCCACGACACCGGTGTCGGGCTGACGCTGGAGGAGGCCGGAGAACTCCTGTCAACCATCGGTACCTCCTCCAAGCGTGACGAGCTGGGGCTGGCGCGTGGCGACTACCTGGGCCAGTTCGGTATCGGCATGCTGTCGTGCTTTATGGTCTCCAGCGAGATCCTGGTGCGCTCCCGGTCCGCCCGTGCCCCGGACAGCCCCACTGTGACCTGGACGGGCAGCACCGACGGGACCTACGAGGTGCGCGCCCTGGACCCTGGCGACCCCACCAGCCTGGACCATCCGGGCACCAGCGTCACGCTGACCGGCCTGCCCGGCGAGCCGTGGCTGGAGTCGGCCACGGTGCGTGCCCTGGTGGACGAGTTCGGCTCCCTGCTCCCGGTCGAGGTCCAGGTACGCAGTGGTGGGGGGACCCTCACCCGCCACGCCCGCCAGGCCGCCCCGTGGGAACTGACCCGCCAGGAGCAGGAGGACTGGTGCCGTGAGCACCTGGGGGTCGACCCCTTCGACGTCATCGATCTGAAGGTGCCTGCCGCCGGGCTGCGTGGGATCGCGGTAGTGGTGACTGCGGCCCACCCCACGGCCGGCGCCCACCACACCGCCTATGTCAGGCGCATGCTCGTCTCGCGCCACGCGGAGGGGCTGGCCCCGGAGTGGGCCTACTTCGTGCGGGTGGTGGCCGATGCCTCCCACCTGCGCCTGACCGCCTCGCGCGAGCAGCTCGTGGACGACGACCTGCGCTGCCACACCCAAGAGGCAGTCGGCCAGGCGGTGCGCGCCTGGCTGGAGCGCCTGGCGCGTACCGACCCCGGGGGCTTCGCCGAGTTCATGGCCGCCCACGCCGTGGGGCTGCGCAGCGTCGCCGTCAGCGACGGCGCCATGCTGGAGCTGGTGGTGTCCTACGCGCCGATGGAGACGACCCTGGGGCCGAGGACTCTCTCCCAGCTGGCCTCCAGCGGGCAGAGAGTCCGGTTTACCCGGACCGTGGACCAGTACCGGGCGCTGGCGGACGTAGCCGCTGCCCAGGGCATCGTCCTGGTCAACGCGGGCTACGCCTATGAGGAGGAGGTCGTCTCCGCCTTCCTGGCCCGCGCCGACCTCCTGGGTGCCAGGGCGGACATCGCGCTGGTGGACCCCGGCGAGCTGCTGGAGGCCTTCACCCCCTGCTCCCCGGCGGAGGAGGCGCAGGCCCTCGACGTCCTCGTGCTCGCTTCCCAGGCAATCGACCCCCAGGACTGCGAGGTGGTCATGCGCCGCTTCGAGCCGACCAGCCTGCCGGCCCTCTACCTGCCCGACCCTGACCTGGCCGGCCTTGTGGCCGTGCGCGTCTCCCACCCGGCGGCCTCCGGCGTGTGGTCGCAGGTCCTGGGTGTGGCTGACCCGCTCGCAGGCACCCGCGTGCCCCGCCTCGTCCTCAACCGGGCCAACCCGCTGATCGTCCGGCTGGTGACAGCAGGGGCGGATGACGCCGTCGTCGTGCAGATGCTGCGCGGCCTCTATATCCAGTGCCTCCTCCAGGGCAGGCAGACCCTGGGACCCAGGGAGCGCTCGTGGGCCGCCGAGACGCTCGGTGCCCTGCTGGACGCAGCCCTGCCGGGGCCGCAGCCATGACGCCGCGACGCCGCCGCTCCTGACGCCGCCTCCTGCGCTCCTGACCGGAAGGAACCACCCATGACCACACGTGAAGACATCCGTGAGCGCCTCGCCTACGCCGACGCCCTGAGACGCGACCCCCGGGCCTCCGCGCTGGTCGCCGAGGCCGTCACCTGGGCAGACGCCCTGGGCGAGGAGGATCTTCAGGTCGTGGCGCGCCTGGCTCTGACCGACGGCTACCTGCACGGCAACGAGGAGTGGAAGGCGCTGGAACCCTTTGTGCGCAACCTCGCGCGCTACCAGGAGCGCCCGGACCTGTTCGACGCCGACCAGGCCCGCAGGCTGCGTCGGCACTTCACGCGGGTGGTTGCCGTGGCCGCCGCCAACCCGAAGGTGGCCAAGGGGCAGGTGCGCCAGCTGGAGGCCAGCCTGGAGGAGCTCTACCGCAGCGAGGGCGCCTCCATGCACGTGGTCCACGGTGTGCGGGCCACGGTGGCCGGATTGCTGGGACTGGAGGAGGAGGCCGCTGAGGAGCTAGCCGCGTGGAGGGCCACGCCCCGTGACGACAGCTCTGACTGCGAGGGCTGCGACCCCGCGCGCCAGGTGGCCTTCGCCTACCGGACGGAGAGGTGGGAGCTGGCGGTCGCCACAGCGGTGCCTGTGCTGCGCGGGGAGGTCGGCTGCGGTCTCCAGGCCCGCACGGTGCAGTCACGAGTGCTCCTGCCCCTGCTGGCCTCCGGGCGCCCCGGGGCGGCCTGGAACACCCACCTACGCTCCTACCGAGGGCTGCGGCGGGATCCGGGTGCCCTGCTGGCCGTGGGACATCATCTGGAGTACCTGGCGCTGGCAGGCAGGTGGGAGCGGGGTATGGAGGTCCTGCGTCGGCACGTGGGCTGGCTGGACCAGGCGGAGTCGGCCCACGTGCTGCTGGCCGCCCTGTGCGGGATGAGCCTGGTGCTCAGGGAGGTCGAGCGCGCCGGGGCCGGGGAGGAGGCACTGGGTGTGGTCGTGCCCGCTGAGGCCCTGTGGTGCCCCCACCCGGCCATGGGGACGGGCACCCCCGTGTCCCAGGCCTACGCCGGGCTGTCCGCCTGGGCCCGTCGGCTGGCGGCAGCCTACGATCGTCGCAACGGCAACACGACAGTCTCCGACCACCTGGAGCGCAGCCTCATCCGTGCCCCTCTCACCGAGGGTGCCGCTGACGGTCATGCTGACCGTCACGCTTATGGGGGCGGCGCTGACAGCGGCACTGTGGGCGGGGCTGACGGCCGTACAGCGGGGAGGCTGGGGAGTCCGGGGAGCCTCGGCCTGCTGCGGGTGCCCGAGCCCCTGCCTGAGCCCGCACCCACCGACCTGTCGCCCGTCGAGGCCGGCGACGACGCTGATGTCGCCTCCGCCCTAGGGATCATCCCTCCCGGCTCGGGACAGGAGGCGGCGCTCGGCACCCCGGCGCCCGGCACT includes the following:
- a CDS encoding DUF6620 family protein; amino-acid sequence: MSGYSAESYYRLDLPHGFSRPMNVGIPGEEMVHLHYPQVPANLPPGAAEYAQAWWQTWSPLLDGHIDVARAAEAGNIPQAEQLLYNWEQSVLRASADAHQMGDFQGGRTLVIGSDEIEGRFADVVDALREFMRVRAAGGDDSEAVGTAHLAIGDLHIDLNRFVALFLASPTVTVTAQVEEADPADLAAEAEPVGQLDASRRVPSDVPDAFNDTPWDTPWDTPRGTPRDIAADIEF
- a CDS encoding HSP90 family protein, with amino-acid sequence MAAFQVDLRGMVDLLSRNLYSGPRVYVRELLQNTVDAIAARRALDPGCPAEVTLTVADGGLTCHDTGVGLTLEEAGELLSTIGTSSKRDELGLARGDYLGQFGIGMLSCFMVSSEILVRSRSARAPDSPTVTWTGSTDGTYEVRALDPGDPTSLDHPGTSVTLTGLPGEPWLESATVRALVDEFGSLLPVEVQVRSGGGTLTRHARQAAPWELTRQEQEDWCREHLGVDPFDVIDLKVPAAGLRGIAVVVTAAHPTAGAHHTAYVRRMLVSRHAEGLAPEWAYFVRVVADASHLRLTASREQLVDDDLRCHTQEAVGQAVRAWLERLARTDPGGFAEFMAAHAVGLRSVAVSDGAMLELVVSYAPMETTLGPRTLSQLASSGQRVRFTRTVDQYRALADVAAAQGIVLVNAGYAYEEEVVSAFLARADLLGARADIALVDPGELLEAFTPCSPAEEAQALDVLVLASQAIDPQDCEVVMRRFEPTSLPALYLPDPDLAGLVAVRVSHPAASGVWSQVLGVADPLAGTRVPRLVLNRANPLIVRLVTAGADDAVVVQMLRGLYIQCLLQGRQTLGPRERSWAAETLGALLDAALPGPQP